The Colletotrichum higginsianum IMI 349063 chromosome 2, whole genome shotgun sequence genome has a segment encoding these proteins:
- a CDS encoding Endoglucanase 3 yields the protein MKGLIVSAAIVGGAMAQAGPYMPCGGKGWTGATTCVSGYTCVVQNDYYSQCVQGSGPGGVSALAQATTLRTSTRRPCKSKAVSAGAVVPQVPTTSRSASSTSVPAVAVSSAKPVDTKPAPSSSIPAAAVPTPAKSSAAAVKSKAAEIKPATTVKLSDAAIVPVSTAAPVTKPVSSAAAATTSKASAPAASASATPGKSGKFKWFGTNQSGAEFGPGSTPGTLGKDYTFPDTAKITTLMNDGYTTFRVQFLMERLSPDSLTGKFNAEYLAGLTKVVEHITSAGGNAVLDPHNYGRYGGSIITDTAAFKTFFTNLATQFKSNDKVVFDTNNEYNSMDQDLVLRLNQAAVDGIRAAGSEHWIWAEGNSWTGAHSWTSVNDNMKGLKDPLGKTVYEMHQYLDGDSSGTSADCVSATIGVERVKDATEWLRANKKVGVLGEFAGGANAQCKEAVTGLLDYLQENSDVWLGATWWAAGPWWASYMYSFEPETGAGYNYYNEVLKKYQ from the exons ATGAAGGGACTCATCGTCAgtgccgccatcgtcggcggggCCATGGCCCAGGCCGGCCCTTACATGCCctgcggcggcaagggctgGACTGGGGCGACGACCTGCGTGTCCGGTTACACGTGCGTCGTCCAGAACGACTACTACAGCCAGTGCGTCCAAGGAAGCGGGCCCGGAGGCGTCAGTGCCTTGGCGCAGGCCACCACCCTGAGAACATCGACTAGACGGCCTTGTAAGTCAAAAGCGGTGTccgccggtgccgtcgtGCCGCAGGTTCCCACGACGAGCCGTTCAgcttcttcgacctcggTCCCAGCCGTTGCCGTGTCATCAGCGAAGCCCGTTGACACCAAGCCAGCCCCTTCGTCATCCAttccggccgccgccgtcccaaCCCCGGCCAAGTCTTCCGCTGCCGCTGTCAAATCCAAGGCCGCAGAGATCAAGCCCGCTACGACCGTCAAGCTCTCCGACGCCGCTATCGTCCCGGTTTCAACGGCTGCTCCTGTGACCAAGCCTGTTTCttccgctgctgctgccaccacTAGCAAGGCGTCCGCCCCTGCCGCATCCGCTTCCGCGACCCCCGGCAAGTCCGGCAAGTTCAAGTGGTTCGGAACCAACCAGAGTGGCGCCGAGTTCGGTCCCGGAAGCACTCCCGGCACTCTGGGCAAGGACTACACCTTCCCGGACACGGCCAAGATCACG ACCCTCATGAACGACGGCTACACCACCTTCCGCGTCCAGTTCCTCATGGAACGACTGAGCCCCGACAGCCTTACGGGCAAGTTCAACGCCGAGTACCTCGCTGGCCTGACCAAGGTCGTCGAGCACATCACttcggccggcggcaacgccgTGCTCGACCCGCACAACTACGGCCGCTACGGCGGGAGCATCATCACCGACACGGCTGCCTTCAAGACCTTCTTCACCAACCTGGCGACGCAGTTCAAGTCCAACGACAAGGTCGTCTTCGACACCAACAACGAGTACAACTCGATGGACCAGGACCTCGTCCTGAGGCTGAaccaggccgccgtcgacgggatccgcgccgccggctcggAGCACTGGATCTGGGCCGAGGGCAACTCCTGGACCGGCGCGCACAGCTGGACCAGCGTCAACGACAACATGAAGGGCCTGAAAGACCCGCTCGGCAAGACCGTGTACGAGATGCACCAgtacctcgacggcgacagcagCGGCACCTCGGCCGACTGCGTCTCGGCcaccatcggcgtcgagcgcGTCAAGGACGCCACGGAGTGGCTCCGCGCCAACAAGAAGgtcggcgtgctcggcgagttcgccggcggcgccaacgcGCAGTGCAAGGAGGCCGTCACCGGCCTGCTCGACTACCTCCAGGAGAACAGCGACGTCTGGCTCGGGGCGACGTGGTGGGCTGCCGGGCCGTGGTGGGCTTCGTACATGTACTCGTTCGAGCCCGAGACGGGTGCCGGTTACAACTACTACAACGAGGTGTTGAAGAAGTACCAGTAA
- a CDS encoding M6 family metalloprotease, with amino-acid sequence MPKNFYARPPAPQSAPYTTHAGPPGKADILSRQLAALPLIALLYTAAVPFTPVTWVLGIDGSSLFDRLFAGIVMLSACYFQWRIAGLTSPLAVFLPGVADTRIRNGRIEQAGSGAGFVWHPGNYWPCVICEAMLLCVAEFGGNELLRRCIVCGIVAGLWIVGYHATPESTRRWAYERIKSWLFWMVLDEMMRVGGRSYGARRRR; translated from the coding sequence ATGCCGAAAAACTTCTATGCCCGGCCCCCGGCCCCACAATCAGCGCCGTACACGACCCACGCCGGCCCGCCGGGCAAGGCCGACATCCTCAgccgccagctcgccgcGCTGCCCCTCATCGCGCTGCTCtacaccgccgccgtgcccTTCACGCCGGTCACGTGGGttctcggcatcgacggGAGCTCCCTCTTCGACCGCCTCTTCGCCGGCATAGTCATGCTCTCGGCGTGCTACTTCCAATGGCGAATCGCCGGCCTGACGTCGCCCCTCGCAGTCTTCCTACCCGGGGTCGCCGACACCAGGATCAGAAACGGGCGGATCGAGCAGGCGGGTTCGGGCGCGGGGTTCGTCTGGCACCCGGGGAACTACTGGCCGTGCGTCATCTGCGAGGCGATGCTCCTCTGCGTCGCCGAGTTCGGGGGCAACGAGCTGCTGAGGAGATGCATCGTTTGCGGCATCGTTGCTGGGTTGTGGATCGTCGGGTACCACGCGACGCCCgagtcgacgaggcggtGGGCCTATGAGAGGATCAAGTCCTGGCTGTTCTGGATGGTGCTAGATGAGATGATGCGCGTCGGGGGGAGGAGCTACGGCGCACGACGGCGGAGATGA